From one Streptomyces sp. ICC1 genomic stretch:
- a CDS encoding adenylosuccinate synthase — protein sequence MPALVLLGAQWGDEGKGKATDLLGGSVDYVVRYQGGNNAGHTVVVGDQKYALHLLPSGILSPGCTPVIGNGVVIDPAVLLSELRGLNERGIDTSKLLVSGNAHVITPYNVTLDKVGERFLGKRKIGTTGRGIGPTYADKINRVGIRIQDLYDESILTQKVEAALEGKNQLLTKLYNRRAIESAQIVEELLGYAEQIKQYVADTTLIINNALDEDKVVLFEGGQGTLLDVDHGTYPFVTSSNPTAGGACTGAGVGPTKISRVIGILKAYTTRVGAGPFPTELFDADGEALRRIGGERGVTTGRDRRCGWFDAPIARYATRVNGLTDFFLTKLDVLTGWEEIPVCVAYEIDGKRVEELPYSQTDFHHAKPIYENFPGWSEDITKAKTFADLPKNAQAYVKALEEMSGAPISAIGVGPGRTETIEINSFL from the coding sequence GTGCCCGCTCTTGTGCTGCTCGGAGCTCAGTGGGGTGACGAGGGCAAGGGAAAGGCCACCGACCTGCTCGGTGGATCCGTTGACTATGTAGTGCGCTATCAGGGCGGCAACAACGCCGGCCACACGGTCGTCGTGGGCGACCAGAAGTACGCGCTGCACCTTCTCCCTTCCGGCATCCTCTCCCCCGGATGCACCCCGGTCATCGGCAACGGTGTCGTCATCGACCCGGCCGTCCTGCTCTCCGAGCTGCGCGGCCTGAACGAGCGCGGCATCGATACCTCCAAGCTGCTGGTCAGCGGCAACGCGCACGTGATCACGCCGTACAACGTCACCCTCGACAAGGTCGGCGAGCGCTTCCTCGGCAAGCGCAAGATCGGTACGACCGGCCGCGGCATCGGACCGACCTACGCGGACAAGATCAACCGCGTCGGCATCCGGATCCAGGACCTCTACGACGAGTCGATCCTCACCCAGAAGGTCGAAGCGGCGCTCGAGGGCAAGAACCAGCTCCTCACGAAGCTGTACAACCGCCGTGCGATCGAGTCGGCGCAGATCGTCGAAGAGCTCCTCGGGTACGCGGAGCAGATCAAGCAGTACGTCGCCGACACCACCCTGATCATCAACAACGCGCTCGACGAGGACAAGGTCGTGCTCTTCGAGGGCGGCCAGGGCACGCTGCTCGACGTCGACCACGGCACGTACCCCTTCGTCACCTCGTCCAACCCGACCGCCGGTGGCGCCTGCACCGGCGCCGGCGTCGGCCCGACGAAGATCAGCCGCGTCATCGGCATCCTGAAGGCGTACACGACCCGCGTCGGCGCCGGCCCGTTCCCGACCGAGCTGTTCGACGCGGACGGCGAGGCCCTGCGCCGCATCGGCGGCGAGCGCGGTGTGACCACCGGCCGCGACCGCCGCTGCGGCTGGTTCGACGCCCCGATCGCCCGCTACGCGACCCGCGTCAACGGCCTGACGGACTTCTTCCTCACCAAGCTGGACGTGCTGACCGGCTGGGAGGAGATCCCGGTCTGCGTCGCGTACGAGATCGACGGCAAGCGCGTCGAGGAGCTCCCGTACTCGCAGACGGACTTCCACCACGCGAAGCCGATCTACGAGAACTTCCCCGGCTGGTCCGAGGACATCACCAAGGCCAAGACCTTCGCGGACCTCCCGAAGAACGCCCAGGCGTACGTCAAGGCCCTCGAGGAGATGTCGGGCGCCCCGATCTCCGCGATCGGCGTCGGCCCCGGCCGCACCGAGACGATCGAGATCAACTCGTTCCTCTAG
- a CDS encoding response regulator transcription factor: MTIRVLIVDDQMMVREGFSVLLNAMDGIEVVGEAVNGREAIAQVAALRPDVVLMDIRMPEMNGLEATREIVAADTNAKVLVLTTFDLDEYVYQALRAGASGFLLKDASARQLADGVRVVAAGEALLAPSVTKRLITEFSKLSDVRTHAGAAAVSELTERETEVLVLIAQGLSNAEIADRLIIAESTIKTHVSRILVKLGLRDRTQAAVFAYETRLVTPS, encoded by the coding sequence ATGACGATCAGAGTGCTCATCGTCGATGACCAGATGATGGTCCGGGAGGGCTTCTCCGTCCTGCTGAACGCGATGGACGGCATCGAGGTGGTCGGGGAGGCGGTGAACGGACGGGAGGCCATCGCGCAGGTGGCGGCGCTGCGGCCGGACGTGGTGCTGATGGACATCCGGATGCCGGAGATGAACGGCCTGGAGGCGACGCGGGAGATCGTGGCCGCCGACACGAACGCGAAGGTGCTGGTCCTGACGACCTTCGACCTCGACGAGTACGTGTACCAGGCGTTGCGGGCCGGGGCCTCCGGGTTCCTCCTCAAGGACGCCTCAGCCCGGCAACTGGCCGACGGGGTAAGGGTGGTGGCCGCCGGAGAGGCGCTGCTGGCCCCCTCGGTGACCAAACGGCTCATCACCGAGTTCTCCAAGCTGTCGGACGTCCGGACGCATGCGGGCGCGGCGGCGGTCTCGGAGCTGACGGAGCGGGAGACGGAGGTGCTGGTGCTGATCGCGCAGGGGCTGTCCAACGCGGAGATCGCGGACCGTCTGATCATCGCCGAGTCCACGATCAAGACGCACGTGAGCCGGATCCTGGTGAAGCTGGGCCTGCGGGACCGCACGCAGGCCGCGGTGTTCGCCTACGAGACCCGGCTGGTGACCCCCTCTTAG
- a CDS encoding histidine kinase: protein MSETTPGATPRTPEIRLASGLIQSLRQDLITDAFAYRPLPPMRPDGRLIRRLPQRIRAEAAHLPHAALCVVAFFTVTFTAATSSMPAAGLVMGLLTAAPILMTLVRPVGAFWAAVAVTLLFSVIDSSDPNWPWSPTMFVSYLVTITVVAMRTKPRTAGWMWLVTVAIGTGLSVVVLGHGNSVTVGPMAFVSAIALLTVSVRNIRKQAEREVSAQQEVTAVERDRRTLLEERTTIARELHDVVAHHMSVVAIQAEAAPYRVKNPPPELEAAFVTIRENAVAALTELRRVLGVVRSADYEAPDAPQPSLASLDGLLANVREAGLSVDKTVTGSVRELPPGVELSAYRIIQEALSNTLRHAPGAVAAVEVSYVLGGLGIRIVNEAATGDVRPSPGSGQGITGMRERVAMLEGEMTAGERASGGYEVAVFIPVSSSRPEPAKDPA, encoded by the coding sequence ATGAGCGAGACGACCCCCGGGGCCACCCCCCGGACACCCGAGATCCGGCTGGCTTCGGGCCTCATCCAGAGCCTGCGCCAGGATCTGATCACCGATGCCTTCGCCTACCGTCCGCTTCCCCCCATGCGCCCGGACGGGCGGCTGATCCGGCGGCTCCCGCAGCGGATACGGGCGGAGGCCGCGCACCTGCCGCATGCGGCCCTGTGTGTCGTGGCGTTCTTCACGGTGACCTTCACGGCCGCCACCAGCAGCATGCCCGCGGCCGGCCTGGTGATGGGACTGCTGACGGCGGCCCCCATCCTGATGACCCTGGTGCGTCCCGTGGGCGCCTTCTGGGCCGCCGTGGCCGTCACACTGCTCTTCTCCGTCATCGATTCCTCGGATCCCAACTGGCCCTGGTCCCCGACGATGTTCGTCTCGTACCTCGTGACGATCACCGTCGTCGCGATGCGGACCAAGCCCCGGACCGCGGGCTGGATGTGGCTGGTCACGGTGGCGATCGGCACCGGGCTGTCCGTCGTGGTGCTCGGGCACGGCAACTCCGTCACCGTCGGCCCGATGGCCTTCGTGTCGGCGATCGCCCTGCTGACGGTCAGCGTCCGCAACATCCGCAAGCAGGCGGAGCGGGAAGTGTCCGCGCAGCAGGAGGTCACGGCCGTGGAGCGGGACCGGCGGACGCTGCTGGAGGAGCGGACCACGATCGCGCGGGAGCTGCACGACGTGGTCGCCCACCACATGTCGGTGGTGGCCATCCAGGCGGAGGCCGCGCCCTACCGGGTGAAGAATCCGCCGCCGGAGCTGGAGGCGGCCTTCGTCACCATCCGGGAGAACGCGGTGGCGGCCCTGACCGAGCTGCGCCGGGTGCTGGGCGTGGTGCGCTCCGCCGACTACGAGGCGCCGGACGCCCCGCAGCCCTCGCTGGCCTCGCTGGACGGGCTGCTGGCCAATGTGCGCGAAGCCGGGCTGAGCGTGGACAAGACGGTGACGGGCTCCGTGCGCGAGCTGCCGCCGGGCGTGGAGCTGTCGGCCTACCGGATCATCCAGGAGGCCCTGAGCAACACCCTGCGGCACGCACCGGGCGCGGTGGCCGCGGTCGAAGTGTCGTACGTACTGGGCGGCCTGGGCATACGCATCGTCAATGAGGCGGCGACCGGGGACGTCCGGCCCTCCCCGGGGTCCGGGCAGGGGATCACCGGGATGCGCGAGCGGGTGGCCATGCTGGAAGGGGAGATGACGGCCGGGGAGAGGGCCTCCGGAGGGTACGAGGTGGCGGTGTTCATACCCGTGTCCAGCAGCCGCCCGGAGCCGGCGAAGGACCCGGCATGA
- a CDS encoding diacylglycerol kinase, with amino-acid sequence MSHAGAPVGGLLVLVDPVARRLDGESVRIAKDVLSAGAAAKICLPDSQEEFARALARRGHRRPVIVGDDRALVRAVGLLHRERALSEGAVSLIPVGPAGSLGLARRLGVPLSAVSAARAVLDGTVGMRDLLVDDSDGVVLGGVAIPPVRAVPRPSGPSVWSAYRSLVRTLVRPPGAGSAATGGHRLRVEADGVLLADVDRLVEDVCVSAREGDGLADVVVRLGAGEGPDGGSVVRARAAAVTVSGADFRYRADAAVTGPVRRRTWTLCPAAWGLTLPLQR; translated from the coding sequence ATGAGCCATGCGGGCGCGCCGGTAGGCGGCCTGCTCGTGCTCGTCGACCCGGTCGCCCGCCGTCTTGACGGCGAGTCCGTGCGAATCGCGAAAGATGTCCTGTCAGCCGGAGCCGCGGCGAAAATCTGCCTCCCGGACTCGCAGGAGGAGTTTGCGCGGGCCTTGGCCCGCCGGGGCCATCGCCGGCCGGTGATCGTGGGCGACGACCGGGCGCTCGTGCGGGCCGTCGGTCTGCTGCACCGGGAGCGGGCGCTCTCCGAGGGGGCCGTTTCGCTGATTCCCGTGGGGCCCGCGGGGTCACTCGGACTGGCGAGGCGCCTCGGCGTGCCGCTTTCGGCCGTGTCGGCCGCCCGCGCGGTCCTGGACGGGACCGTCGGCATGCGGGACCTCCTCGTCGACGACAGCGACGGGGTGGTGCTGGGCGGGGTCGCGATCCCGCCCGTCCGGGCCGTGCCGCGGCCGTCCGGGCCGTCGGTGTGGAGCGCGTACCGCTCGCTGGTCCGCACGCTGGTGCGCCCGCCGGGGGCGGGGTCCGCGGCTACGGGCGGCCACCGGCTGCGCGTGGAGGCCGACGGGGTGCTCCTGGCGGACGTGGACCGGCTGGTGGAGGACGTCTGCGTGTCGGCGCGGGAGGGCGACGGGCTGGCGGACGTCGTGGTGCGGCTGGGCGCGGGAGAGGGCCCGGACGGGGGGTCCGTGGTGCGCGCGCGGGCGGCCGCCGTGACCGTGTCCGGGGCGGACTTCCGCTACCGGGCCGACGCGGCCGTCACCGGTCCGGTCCGGCGCCGTACGTGGACCTTGTGCCCGGCGGCGTGGGGCCTGACACTGCCGTTGCAGCGCTGA